One part of the Sphingobacterium sp. LZ7M1 genome encodes these proteins:
- a CDS encoding BamA/TamA family outer membrane protein, translated as MKNYSLVVLLFINLCIFPELGNAQEKSGIIQKLMQKFVSSKKDSSRSGSFVVLPAIGYAQETGFEYGIASTYNFYIDKENLDSRTSNVTLIGTLTTKKQKNIKLTSDIWTKNNDYHILTEMRFRDWPFNFYGLGNDTWKADEDYLDQKLYRIKLDGEKRFAPNFYAGVNLNYEHFEFNDMEAGGIFESPEVYGKDGGQYLALGVSALYDTRNNTTYSTNGFYSRVKYSYAPNFFGKDNFTGNQLELDVRGFYPINKKLTVAAQGLYRGTYGKNVPFYVMRELGGDMTMRGYYLGRYKDKNYLTAQAELRYRFIPRIGINAFLGTGSTFSKQHDMRLIPSFGGGLRYFFSLEHNSSIRFDYAYGEQRPGEKRQSGFYLSISEAF; from the coding sequence TTGAAAAATTATTCGCTCGTAGTATTGCTCTTTATTAACCTTTGCATCTTCCCTGAGCTTGGAAACGCTCAAGAAAAATCCGGAATCATCCAAAAATTGATGCAAAAGTTCGTCTCCTCCAAAAAAGATTCTTCCCGCTCAGGTAGCTTTGTCGTCCTGCCTGCCATCGGTTATGCCCAGGAAACGGGCTTCGAATACGGGATCGCAAGTACCTATAATTTCTATATCGATAAGGAAAACCTCGATAGCAGAACCTCCAATGTAACCCTGATCGGTACGCTGACGACCAAAAAACAAAAGAACATCAAACTGACTTCCGATATCTGGACTAAAAACAACGACTACCATATCCTCACGGAAATGCGATTCAGAGATTGGCCTTTCAATTTCTACGGCCTTGGTAATGATACCTGGAAAGCTGATGAGGATTACTTAGACCAAAAACTCTACCGCATCAAACTGGATGGTGAAAAAAGGTTCGCCCCTAATTTTTATGCCGGTGTCAATTTAAATTACGAACACTTCGAATTCAATGACATGGAAGCCGGAGGCATCTTCGAATCCCCAGAGGTTTATGGTAAAGATGGCGGACAATACCTCGCCCTTGGCGTTTCTGCCCTGTATGACACCCGTAACAACACCACATATTCTACCAATGGATTTTATAGCAGGGTAAAATATAGCTATGCTCCCAATTTCTTTGGAAAGGACAATTTCACGGGAAACCAGCTTGAACTGGATGTACGCGGCTTCTATCCCATCAACAAAAAACTCACCGTCGCTGCCCAAGGGCTGTACCGTGGTACTTACGGAAAAAATGTACCTTTCTATGTCATGCGTGAACTTGGTGGGGATATGACCATGCGCGGTTATTATCTGGGTCGTTATAAGGACAAGAATTACCTAACTGCTCAAGCAGAACTTAGATACCGCTTCATCCCCCGCATAGGCATCAATGCATTCCTAGGTACCGGAAGCACCTTCTCCAAGCAACATGACATGCGTCTTATCCCATCCTTTGGTGGCGGATTGCGCTATTTCTTCAGCCTAGAACACAACAGCAGTATCCGTTTTGATTATGCTTATGGTGAACAAAGACCTGGTGAAAAAAGACAGTCTGGATTTTACCTCAGCATCAGTGAGGCTTTTTAA
- a CDS encoding PAS domain-containing sensor histidine kinase, with product MTKLAIADFFKMLFLMALAVGIAFLIFKGFYLYAGLGFFFLLVLSYRMFSKHRFLLKQMVEFSEAVKYRDFTRRFVVKREKSVEGQLYAAFNQINDVYKNISIDQALQHQYLNKVINMLDTAIIFYHAESGKVIWLNEAFKDLFQVPHLGNISGMEKRHPELYIKTMQLQVGKHQMETAHSSKGKIKLLMQSSGFETQDGSFRIIVYQNINEAIDETETRAWHKLLRVLTHEIMNSIGPISSLAETLHDRLEHWEGEQDIEDLKLGIFTIKRRSEGLLQFAKSYRLINKVDQPQFSEIQVVQLFENIYQLLEPTLIQKNIDVDIIIKNTRMILRADVNLLEQVIINLLLNAIEAVKGEEEPYISLSAIETKDHVQLKIQDNGAGMSPEIQEQIFTPFFTTKKTGTGVGLTLSKQIMLMHGGNISVDSVEGEGSTFTLQF from the coding sequence ATGACCAAACTGGCTATAGCAGATTTTTTTAAGATGCTGTTCCTTATGGCTTTGGCTGTAGGTATAGCATTTTTGATATTTAAGGGTTTTTATCTCTATGCCGGTTTAGGTTTTTTCTTTTTGTTGGTCCTTTCCTATAGGATGTTCTCCAAACATCGATTCCTGTTGAAACAGATGGTTGAATTTTCGGAAGCGGTAAAATATCGTGATTTCACCAGGAGATTTGTGGTGAAAAGGGAGAAATCTGTTGAAGGACAGTTGTATGCAGCATTTAATCAGATCAACGACGTCTATAAGAATATCAGTATCGATCAGGCCCTGCAACATCAGTACCTGAATAAGGTAATCAATATGCTGGATACCGCCATCATCTTTTACCATGCGGAATCGGGGAAGGTGATCTGGTTGAATGAAGCTTTTAAGGACCTTTTTCAAGTTCCACATCTGGGGAATATTTCGGGGATGGAAAAACGACATCCTGAACTTTATATCAAGACCATGCAGTTGCAGGTCGGCAAGCATCAGATGGAAACTGCTCATTCCAGTAAAGGCAAGATCAAGCTATTGATGCAAAGCTCTGGCTTTGAAACACAGGATGGTTCCTTTCGCATTATCGTCTATCAGAATATCAACGAAGCCATTGACGAAACAGAAACTAGGGCATGGCATAAACTGTTGCGGGTATTGACCCATGAGATCATGAATTCCATCGGTCCGATCAGCTCCTTGGCGGAAACCTTGCATGACCGTCTGGAACATTGGGAAGGTGAGCAGGACATCGAAGACCTGAAACTTGGGATTTTTACGATCAAGCGAAGAAGTGAAGGACTGTTGCAGTTTGCGAAAAGCTATAGACTGATCAATAAGGTTGACCAGCCTCAGTTTTCGGAAATCCAGGTCGTACAGCTTTTTGAAAACATTTATCAATTATTGGAGCCTACCTTGATCCAAAAGAACATAGATGTGGATATTATCATCAAGAATACCCGGATGATACTCCGGGCAGATGTGAACCTTTTGGAGCAGGTCATCATCAACCTGTTGTTGAATGCTATCGAAGCGGTGAAGGGCGAGGAAGAGCCCTATATCAGTTTGTCAGCGATTGAAACCAAGGACCATGTCCAATTAAAGATCCAGGACAATGGAGCTGGGATGTCTCCCGAGATCCAGGAACAGATCTTTACGCCATTCTTTACGACCAAAAAGACAGGTACCGGTGTTGGCTTGACCCTCAGTAAGCAGATCATGTTAATGCATGGTGGCAATATCTCTGTGGACAGCGTTGAAGGGGAGGGAAGTACATTTACCTTGCAATTCTAA
- a CDS encoding sigma-54 dependent transcriptional regulator encodes MKKATILVVDDDQDLLTATRILLRPNVKEVLVEHNPERLMNILEKNPVDIVMLDMNYKSAINTGNEGLFWLSKIKTHFPKVNVVMITAYGAVDLAVKSLKQGASDFIVKPWQNEQLLNTLTSIYEENKPNQKEKQIVSPREHHGIIGNSPIMEDLQFKLDKVSPTEANILILGENGTGKDLIANAIHQRSLRAKKAFVKVDVGSLTETLFESELFGYKKGAFTDAREDRKGRFEHADSGTLFLDEIGNISLQQQAKLLSVLQNRAVVPLGSSQAIPVDIRLISATNVPLKVLADESRFRKDLVYRINTLEIQVPALRERVGDIPLLAEHFLKFYNEKYHKNIGGLEADAINKLKGYHFPGNVRELQYSIERAVIMSDQQSIRAEDILFSPIEQQLPDKPIVDDFSSHNLEEMERKAIKSAIERYNGNISKAAKELGLTRAALYRRLEKYNL; translated from the coding sequence ATGAAAAAAGCGACCATTCTAGTTGTTGATGATGATCAAGATTTATTAACCGCCACACGAATATTATTAAGGCCTAACGTCAAAGAAGTACTGGTAGAACATAATCCGGAAAGGTTAATGAATATCCTGGAAAAGAATCCAGTTGATATTGTCATGCTGGATATGAACTACAAGAGTGCCATCAATACAGGCAATGAAGGTTTGTTCTGGTTGTCTAAGATCAAGACCCATTTTCCAAAAGTCAATGTGGTGATGATCACCGCTTACGGTGCGGTTGACCTTGCCGTGAAATCGTTGAAGCAGGGTGCTTCTGATTTTATTGTCAAACCTTGGCAGAATGAACAGTTGCTCAATACCCTGACCAGTATCTACGAAGAAAACAAGCCCAATCAAAAGGAAAAGCAGATCGTCAGTCCTCGTGAACATCATGGGATCATTGGGAATTCTCCCATTATGGAAGACCTGCAGTTTAAGTTGGACAAAGTTTCACCTACTGAGGCTAATATCTTGATCTTAGGGGAAAACGGTACAGGTAAGGATCTGATCGCGAATGCCATCCATCAACGTTCCTTACGGGCAAAAAAGGCATTTGTAAAGGTGGACGTGGGTTCCCTGACAGAAACCCTTTTTGAATCTGAACTTTTTGGATATAAGAAAGGAGCATTTACGGATGCTCGGGAGGATCGTAAAGGTCGCTTTGAACATGCGGATTCCGGAACTTTGTTTCTGGATGAAATTGGTAACATCAGTCTACAACAACAGGCAAAATTGTTAAGTGTACTTCAGAACAGAGCGGTGGTTCCTTTAGGTTCCAGTCAAGCGATTCCAGTGGATATCCGATTGATCTCGGCTACGAATGTTCCCCTAAAAGTCCTGGCTGATGAGAGTAGGTTTAGGAAAGATTTGGTGTATCGGATCAATACCTTGGAAATCCAGGTTCCCGCATTAAGGGAACGTGTTGGTGATATCCCGCTTCTGGCTGAGCATTTTCTGAAATTCTATAACGAAAAGTATCATAAGAACATAGGTGGATTGGAAGCCGATGCCATTAATAAACTAAAAGGCTACCATTTCCCAGGGAATGTTCGCGAATTGCAATACAGTATAGAACGCGCTGTGATCATGTCCGATCAGCAGAGTATCCGTGCTGAAGACATCTTGTTCTCTCCCATTGAACAACAGTTGCCTGATAAACCGATTGTCGACGATTTCTCATCCCATAATTTGGAGGAAATGGAGCGTAAGGCCATTAAGTCTGCCATTGAGCGCTATAATGGAAATATCAGCAAGGCGGCCAAGGAATTGGGACTGACCCGTGCTGCACTATACCGTCGATTGGAAAAATATAATCTTTAA